NNNNNNCCTCCTTCTTAGCATTTTCCAGATTTTTTTCTATATCCCTTTGAGTTGCAACATAAGTATAGGCAAGAACCCCTCCGGCAAGGACTATTACAAGAGTTAGAACTAATACCATTTTAAGCTCTTTACTCATTTCTTTACCTCCCCGAGAATTTTTGGCTCTGTTAGCCTATCAATCCAAGGCCTTATAGTATTTGCGATCAGAATACTGAACATTACACCCTCGGGGTAACCTGAAAATAGCCTAATCAAAACAACCAGAAAGCCTGCAATTATTCCGTAAATAACCCGTCCACGAGGAGTTATCGGTGAAGTAACCATATCTGTGATCATATAGAAGGCACCCAGCATTAAACCCCCAGCAAGAATGTGAAACAGCGGATCGGGATATTTGTGGGGATCAATAAGCCACATAATTCCTCCGAAGAACGCTACAGATAAAATATAAGAAAGTGGAAGTCTGTAGTCAACGTAGCCTTTAAGAATCAATATAAGACCACCAATAAGAATTAATAAAGCCGATGTTTCACCCATAGATCCGGAAACATTTCCAAAGAAAAGATCTTTATACGGAGTCAATATTTTTGCAAACTTAAAGGAAGCAAGAGGTGTAGCACCCGTGAAGGTATCGGGATTCATAAACCTTGGGGGGACCCAGGTGGTAGTATCCACAGGAAAGGATGCCATTAGGAAGGCTCTTCCAACCAAAGCAGGATTAAAAATATTTTGGCCAATCCCTCCAAAAAATTGTTTTGCAAACACAATTGCAAAGACAGACCCTAATGCCGCTTCCCATAGGGGGTACTTCGGAGGCAAGGTAAGCGCGAGAAGAATTCCAGTGATTACTGCGCTACCATCAAGGCACTGACCAACGTCTCTTCCCCTCAACTTTAGCATGATAGCCTCTGCTGCAACGGCAGAAACCGCACTAACTATCATCACCAAGAGGGGATAGATTCCAAAAAAGTAAACGGCACCAGCAGCAGGAAAAACAAGGGACAATACGGTAAACCACATTACCTTTTTTACGCTTTCATTCGTCCTGATATGCGGGGAAACAGATAAGACAAAGGTCTTCTCACTCATCCTATCCTCCTTAGTTCTTGCTTCCCATACTTAATCCACTGAACGTGGTTTATCTTTGACGGACAAACAAAGGCACAAGAACCACACTCTATGCAATCAAGGAGCCCATACTTTTCCTTTGCTTCTGTAAATCTCTTTGCTTTTACGTAATCTACAAGCATTAGCGGTAAAAGTCCCATCGGACAAACCTCAACACATTTTGAGCATCGGATACAATTGTATTCCACAAATTCCTTCGCATACTTATTTGTGAAAAGCAAAATTCCCGAAGTTCCTTTTATCACAGGTACATCAAGGGTATATTGAGCAATTCCCATCATCGGTCCACCATTTATTACCTTTACGACATCTTCAACCATTCCGCCTGTCATATCAATAACATCCTTAAACCTCGTTCCAATCCTTATAAGATAATTACCACTCCCCTTTACTCCATCACCTGACAAAGTTGTTACCCTTTCAATCAAAGGCTTCCCAAACCTTACAGCTTCATAGATAGCCACAGAAGTCTGAACATTTTGCACAAGACATCCTACATCCATGGGCAACCCGCCACGAGGCACTTCTCTTCCAGTTAATGCTTTAATTAATTGTTTTTCAGCACCTTCGGGATACTTTGTCTTAACCACCCTTAATTCGAATCCTTCAAAATCTTTCACAAATTCAGAGATTTTCTTAATGGCTTCAGGTTTGTTATCCTCTATTGCTATGAAAACTTTCACGGCCTTTACTGCTCGTTTTATTAAAAAAGCACCCCACAAGACATCAACAGGGCGCTCCTGCAGGATCCTGTCATCAGCTGTAAGGAACGGTTCACACTCGGCACCGTTAATGATTACTGTGTCAATAGACTTTTCCTTTGGTGGAGATAACTTTACATAGGTTGGAAAAGCCGCACCACCAAGACCTACAATACCAGCTTCCTTCACCGCATTTACAATCTCCTCTGGAGACAAATCTTGCCAGTTAGGTCTTTCTTTGGGCTCTTCAAACCATTCATCCTTTCCATCTGCCTCTATTACAATTGCAGGATAGGAGGTCAACAAAACTGGATGAGGGTGCTCAATAATGGTTTTAACCTTGCCGGAAGTAGGTGCATGAATGGGAGAAGAAATGTAGCCATCAGCCTCAGCGATCTTCTGCCCTTTCTTTACTTCATCACCCCTTTTAACGAGAGGTTTTGCAGGCTTTCCAGTGTGCTGTATGAGAGGCAGATACAAAGTTTGTGGGACCTGCAGAACTTCTATGGATTTTGAACTGGTCCATTTATTGTAAGGAGGATGGATTCCTCCTTTAAAAGTATACTTAACCATAAAGAAGGCTCCTTTTATTTTTTGTAATAATTCTTACCCAAGTAGAAAGCTTTTAAATTTACCTCAACCGTCTCCTTTTTTACATTTTCTGATATTACCTTTTCCCATATCCTGTTATCAAAAGGCAGGAAGTTCGAAATTGCACCAAGTAAAACCGTATTAGCCGTTCTCACATCCCCAGCTTGCTTTGCCAGTTGAGTCGCTGGTATTACGATTATTTCTGTTTTCGTCCTCTCCCTGATCTGCTCTTCAACGTTTGAAGGATATGTGTCAAGTTTCAAAGATACCGTTGTGGGGACAATTTCAAGATCGTTCAAAACGACCTTGCCTCCCTCCTTTTTCAGGTAGTGAACCCAGCGAAGACCCTCAGCCTTCTCAAAGGAGAGAATAACATCACACTTACCTTTTTCAATCAATGGAGAATAAACTTTTTTTCCTAAGCGGACATGACTGACAACACTCCCACCTCTTTGAGACATCCCATGTACTTCGCTCTTCTTAGCATCAAGGCCAGCCTCCATTGCAACCTTAGCAAGAAGTTCTGAAGCGGTAAGAATTCCCTGTCCTCCTACACCTGCAATGATAACATTGAAGACTTCTTCCATTTTCCCCTCCTATGATATTGCACCAAAGGGACAAACCTGAACACAAAGATCACACCCTACACAAAGAAGTTCTGAAATATAAGCTTTTCCATCCTTCATGCTGATTGCGGGACATCCAAGTTTTATACAACCCATGCACTTTTCCCCTTTACAAATATCCGGATTTACCTTTCTTTTAGGCCTCTCCGCCTGCTTCTTTCTCTCTTCGGGAAGTAATGCACAAGGCCTCCTTGAAATGATTACCGCCGGCTCATTCAGTTCCATAACCTCTTTCATCACTTCTCTTGTTTCTCTCAACTTATGAGGATCAACTTCGTAAACCTTCTCTACACCACAAGCCTTAACAATTTCTTTTATATCAATTTCCTTTGTAGGTTCTCCCTTTGCAGTCCTCCCTGTACCCGGATGATCCTGATGCCCAGTCATCGCTGTTATGCGGTTATCAAGGATGATTATTTTTGTTATTCCTTTATTGTAAACAATATCAATGAGTCCTGGTATACCTGTATGAAGAAAGGTGGAATCGCCAATGACACCAAAAAGTTTCTTGGAAAACTCCTTTCCCCTCGCCAGTTCAAAACCAAAGGCATTG
This genomic window from bacterium contains:
- a CDS encoding RnfABCDGE type electron transport complex subunit D, with product MSEKTFVLSVSPHIRTNESVKKVMWFTVLSLVFPAAGAVYFFGIYPLLVMIVSAVSAVAAEAIMLKLRGRDVGQCLDGSAVITGILLALTLPPKYPLWEAALGSVFAIVFAKQFFGGIGQNIFNPALVGRAFLMASFPVDTTTWVPPRFMNPDTFTGATPLASFKFAKILTPYKDLFFGNVSGSMGETSALLILIGGLILILKGYVDYRLPLSYILSVAFFGGIMWLIDPHKYPDPLFHILAGGLMLGAFYMITDMVTSPITPRGRVIYGIIAGFLVVLIRLFSGYPEGVMFSILIANTIRPWIDRLTEPKILGEVKK
- the rsxC gene encoding electron transport complex subunit RsxC, producing the protein MVKYTFKGGIHPPYNKWTSSKSIEVLQVPQTLYLPLIQHTGKPAKPLVKRGDEVKKGQKIAEADGYISSPIHAPTSGKVKTIIEHPHPVLLTSYPAIVIEADGKDEWFEEPKERPNWQDLSPEEIVNAVKEAGIVGLGGAAFPTYVKLSPPKEKSIDTVIINGAECEPFLTADDRILQERPVDVLWGAFLIKRAVKAVKVFIAIEDNKPEAIKKISEFVKDFEGFELRVVKTKYPEGAEKQLIKALTGREVPRGGLPMDVGCLVQNVQTSVAIYEAVRFGKPLIERVTTLSGDGVKGSGNYLIRIGTRFKDVIDMTGGMVEDVVKVINGGPMMGIAQYTLDVPVIKGTSGILLFTNKYAKEFVEYNCIRCSKCVEVCPMGLLPLMLVDYVKAKRFTEAKEKYGLLDCIECGSCAFVCPSKINHVQWIKYGKQELRRIG
- a CDS encoding indolepyruvate oxidoreductase subunit beta; translated protein: MEEVFNVIIAGVGGQGILTASELLAKVAMEAGLDAKKSEVHGMSQRGGSVVSHVRLGKKVYSPLIEKGKCDVILSFEKAEGLRWVHYLKKEGGKVVLNDLEIVPTTVSLKLDTYPSNVEEQIRERTKTEIIVIPATQLAKQAGDVRTANTVLLGAISNFLPFDNRIWEKVISENVKKETVEVNLKAFYLGKNYYKK